One window of Cryobacterium arcticum genomic DNA carries:
- a CDS encoding glycoside hydrolase family 35 protein — protein MGDLTLTAPAAPTPGDFAIGDTDFLLNGEPFRILAGAIHYFRVHPDHWADRIRKAKLMGLNTIETYVAWNAHSPVRGTFDTVGQLDLARFLDLIAAEGMYAIVRPGPFICAEWDNGGLPGWLFADPAVGVRRNEPLYMTAVAEYFDRLLPIVASRQIDRGGPVILVQIENEYGAYGDDKDYLRALVELNRAGGITVPLTTIDQPTDQMLDDGSLPELHKTGSFGSRATERLAVLRRHQPTGPLMCAEFWNGWFDHWGAHHHTTSAEDSARELDDLLATGASVSLYMFTGGTNFGFTNGANDKGVFQPTVTSYDYDAPLSESGEVTAKYLAFREVLTRYAPVAADAALPPLPEPATPAPAFDVVVDESVSLWDALPELADTSAAWAAELPSMDALGQYTGFALYRSRLTPGTRVLSFGEVRDRAQVFVDGTAVGVLQRDHHDRSLSLPPGDRLDLLVEDQGRVNYGPRIGEDKGLIGPATLDGVDLAHWQVLPLDVDGFVRSGSALFAPKNGHHGVPAAPSAHHAPAGAVDLDLDVELDLALNLTPTPRLSSPATLSAATTPASAATTPASAATVPMSLATSSGSTAIAPASPATLSLVPNAEVAGSLSGPAFARGRFGAEPGIDLFLRTAGWGKGQVWINGFNLGRFWDRGPQTTLYVPGPVLRAENELVILCLHGTESTRISFVARPELGHTDF, from the coding sequence ATGGGTGACCTCACTCTGACCGCACCCGCGGCCCCCACCCCGGGCGATTTCGCGATCGGCGACACCGACTTCCTGCTGAACGGGGAACCATTCCGGATCCTGGCCGGCGCCATCCACTATTTCCGGGTGCACCCGGATCACTGGGCCGACCGCATCCGCAAGGCGAAGCTGATGGGCCTGAACACCATCGAGACCTACGTGGCCTGGAACGCGCACTCGCCCGTGCGCGGCACCTTCGACACCGTCGGGCAGCTCGACCTGGCCCGGTTCCTCGACCTGATCGCCGCCGAGGGCATGTACGCCATCGTGCGGCCCGGACCGTTCATCTGCGCCGAGTGGGACAACGGGGGACTGCCCGGCTGGCTGTTCGCCGACCCCGCCGTGGGTGTGCGCCGCAACGAACCGCTCTACATGACGGCCGTAGCCGAGTACTTCGACCGGCTGCTGCCCATCGTGGCATCCCGGCAGATCGACCGAGGCGGGCCCGTGATCCTGGTGCAGATCGAGAACGAATACGGCGCCTATGGCGACGACAAGGACTACCTGCGCGCGCTCGTAGAGCTCAACCGGGCCGGCGGCATCACCGTGCCGCTCACCACGATCGACCAGCCCACCGACCAGATGCTCGACGACGGCAGCCTGCCCGAGCTGCACAAGACCGGCTCCTTCGGCTCCCGCGCCACCGAACGCCTGGCCGTGCTCCGCCGGCACCAGCCCACCGGACCGCTGATGTGCGCCGAGTTCTGGAACGGCTGGTTCGACCACTGGGGCGCGCACCACCACACCACCTCGGCGGAGGATTCCGCGCGCGAGCTGGACGACCTGCTCGCCACCGGAGCATCCGTGTCGCTGTACATGTTCACCGGCGGCACCAACTTCGGCTTTACCAACGGTGCCAACGACAAGGGTGTGTTCCAGCCCACCGTCACCTCCTACGACTATGACGCCCCGCTCTCGGAGAGCGGCGAGGTCACGGCCAAGTACCTCGCCTTCCGTGAGGTGCTGACGCGGTACGCGCCGGTTGCCGCGGATGCCGCGCTGCCGCCGCTGCCCGAACCAGCGACCCCCGCCCCGGCCTTCGACGTGGTGGTTGACGAGTCGGTGTCGCTTTGGGACGCCCTGCCGGAGCTGGCCGACACCAGTGCCGCCTGGGCCGCTGAGCTGCCCAGCATGGATGCGCTCGGCCAGTACACCGGGTTCGCCCTGTACCGCAGCCGGCTCACGCCCGGCACCCGGGTGCTCTCCTTCGGCGAGGTGCGTGACCGCGCGCAGGTCTTCGTCGACGGCACCGCCGTCGGTGTGTTGCAGCGCGACCACCATGACCGGTCGCTCAGCCTGCCGCCGGGGGACCGGCTCGACCTGCTCGTGGAGGATCAGGGCCGGGTCAACTACGGCCCCCGCATCGGCGAGGACAAGGGCCTGATCGGCCCGGCCACCCTCGACGGCGTCGACCTCGCCCACTGGCAGGTGCTTCCGCTCGATGTGGACGGGTTCGTGCGCTCGGGCAGCGCCCTCTTCGCCCCGAAGAACGGGCACCACGGTGTCCCGGCCGCTCCGTCTGCGCACCATGCTCCGGCCGGTGCGGTCGACCTCGACCTCGACGTGGAGCTCGACCTGGCACTCAACCTCACGCCGACTCCGCGGTTGAGCTCCCCGGCGACGCTGTCGGCGGCGACCACACCCGCGTCGGCGGCGACCACACCCGCGTCGGCTGCCACCGTGCCGATGTCGCTCGCAACCTCGTCCGGGTCGACGGCGATCGCGCCCGCATCACCGGCGACCCTGTCGCTGGTCCCGAATGCAGAGGTGGCCGGTTCGCTCAGCGGTCCGGCGTTCGCGCGCGGCCGGTTCGGCGCCGAGCCCGGCATCGACCTGTTCCTCAGGACCGCCGGGTGGGGCAAGGGCCAGGTCTGGATCAACGGGTTCAACCTGGGCCGGTTCTGGGACCGCGGTCCGCAGACCACGCTGTACGTGCCCGGCCCGGTGCTCCGCGCCGAGAACGAGCTGGTCATCCTGTGCCTGCACGGCACTGAGAGCACCCGGATCAGCTTCGTGGCCCGCCCCGAGCTCGGCCACACCGACTTCTAG
- a CDS encoding carbohydrate ABC transporter permease, with protein sequence MTTLSTLPPSGQTLQSSRKHVQKRDWTGWKFIGPFMIVFALVLIAPVLYSIYLSFFKDQLVGGNSFVGFENYGQALSDPKFWESMGRVTLFFVVQVPIMLGIALFAALAIDSARLHLSSFFRIAIFLPYAVPAVVATLMWGFMYGTKFGLVGNLNDFFSLSIPDPLSGSWVLASIGNIVTWEFIGYNMILFYAALRVIPTDLYEAASLDGANAFRIIRSIKMPALRPAIVIGGIFSVIGSFQLFNEPSILQSLAPNTISTYFSPNMYAYNLSFSGQQYNYSATIAIIVGLITAVIAYIVQNSGSRKEA encoded by the coding sequence ATGACGACGCTGTCAACACTCCCCCCTAGTGGCCAGACACTGCAGAGTTCCCGCAAGCACGTTCAGAAGCGCGACTGGACCGGCTGGAAGTTCATCGGCCCGTTCATGATCGTCTTCGCCCTAGTGCTCATCGCCCCGGTGCTCTACTCGATCTACCTCAGCTTCTTCAAGGACCAGCTCGTCGGCGGAAACTCCTTCGTCGGCTTCGAGAACTACGGCCAAGCGCTTTCCGACCCCAAGTTCTGGGAGTCCATGGGCCGGGTCACCCTGTTCTTCGTCGTGCAGGTGCCGATCATGCTCGGCATCGCCCTGTTCGCCGCCCTCGCCATCGACAGCGCGCGCCTGCACCTCTCCAGCTTCTTCCGCATCGCGATCTTCCTGCCCTATGCGGTTCCCGCCGTGGTCGCCACCCTCATGTGGGGCTTCATGTACGGCACCAAGTTCGGCCTGGTCGGCAACCTCAACGACTTCTTCAGCCTGTCCATCCCCGACCCGCTGTCCGGCAGCTGGGTGCTCGCGTCGATCGGCAACATCGTCACGTGGGAGTTCATCGGCTACAACATGATCCTGTTCTATGCGGCCCTCCGGGTGATCCCCACCGACCTCTACGAGGCCGCGTCGCTCGACGGCGCCAACGCGTTCCGCATCATCCGCAGCATCAAGATGCCGGCCCTGCGCCCCGCAATCGTGATCGGCGGCATCTTCTCGGTCATCGGCAGCTTCCAGCTCTTCAACGAGCCGAGCATCCTGCAGTCGCTGGCCCCCAACACCATCTCCACCTACTTCTCGCCGAACATGTACGCGTACAACCTGTCGTTCTCCGGCCAGCAGTACAACTACTCGGCAACCATCGCGATCATCGTCGGCCTCATCACCGCCGTCATCGCCTACATCGTGCAGAACTCCGGTTCCAGGAAGGAGGCCTGA
- a CDS encoding LacI family DNA-binding transcriptional regulator: MADVAALAGVSSQTVSRVVNARSNVDADTRDRVLAAMEDIGYRPNSAARALKSGKFSTIGVIMFTLSSFGNMRTLDAVATAAAQAGYSITLIPVALPTQGAVAGAVNRLAEQAVDGIVIIMEAHILDRIDVTVPTGLPVVIVDSDAGERYTVVDTDQTEGARLATQHLLDLGHKTVWHIAGPESSFSAGRRTASWRATLKAADAPVPPVLEGDWNAESGYRHGVTLAADPSVTAIFASNDQMALGVMRAMHEAGRSVPADVSVVGFDDMREADAFWPPLTTVHQDFGQVGRLCIEKLLRQIDSPAAVGPGTTIVPTHLVVRASTAPPPAR; this comes from the coding sequence ATGGCGGATGTGGCGGCGCTCGCCGGCGTCTCCTCGCAAACGGTCTCCCGGGTGGTCAACGCCCGCAGCAACGTCGACGCTGATACCCGGGACCGGGTGCTCGCGGCCATGGAAGACATCGGCTACCGGCCCAACAGCGCCGCCCGCGCGCTCAAGTCGGGCAAGTTCAGCACTATCGGCGTGATCATGTTCACCCTGTCCAGCTTCGGCAACATGCGCACCCTCGACGCCGTCGCCACGGCCGCCGCCCAGGCCGGCTACTCGATCACCCTGATCCCCGTGGCGCTGCCCACCCAGGGCGCGGTCGCCGGTGCGGTGAACCGGCTCGCCGAGCAGGCCGTCGACGGCATCGTGATCATCATGGAAGCGCACATCCTGGATCGCATCGACGTGACTGTGCCCACCGGGCTGCCGGTCGTGATCGTCGACTCCGACGCGGGCGAGCGCTATACGGTGGTCGACACCGACCAGACCGAGGGCGCCCGGCTGGCCACCCAGCATCTGCTCGACCTCGGGCACAAGACGGTCTGGCACATCGCCGGACCCGAGTCGTCATTCTCGGCCGGGCGACGCACGGCATCCTGGCGCGCCACGCTCAAGGCAGCCGACGCACCGGTGCCGCCCGTGCTCGAGGGCGACTGGAACGCCGAGAGCGGCTACCGGCACGGCGTCACCCTTGCCGCCGACCCGTCGGTCACCGCGATCTTCGCCTCGAACGACCAAATGGCCCTCGGGGTCATGCGCGCCATGCACGAGGCCGGGCGCTCGGTGCCGGCCGACGTGAGCGTGGTCGGCTTCGACGACATGCGCGAGGCGGATGCCTTCTGGCCGCCGCTGACCACCGTGCACCAGGACTTCGGCCAGGTGGGACGGCTCTGCATCGAGAAACTGCTGCGCCAGATCGACTCCCCCGCCGCCGTGGGCCCCGGCACCACCATCGTGCCCACCCACCTCGTGGTGCGCGCCAGCACCGCTCCCCCGCCCGCGCGCTGA
- a CDS encoding beta-galactosidase, with amino-acid sequence MSAVVSTGSTSGVRWVRWPAAHTLADGTESLPADAARIGYGADYNPEQWPEEVWADDMRLMREAGVNIVSVGIFSWALLQPTPDTWDFGWLDRAIDLLHANGIAVDLATATASPPPWLTELHPEVLPVNRLGETIWPGGRQQWRPTSPAFRRYALALVEKMAERYAQHPALSMWHISNELGCHNVYDYSDDAARAFRTWLEARYGTLTELNRAWGTAFWSQNYSSWSQILPPRLAATHPNPTQQLDFARFSSDALKDYLVAEREILRRATPEVPITTNFMVMGETRGMDYADWAAEVDLVSNDHYLLVADPAAFEELSFSANLTGQIAGRAPWFLMEHSTSAVNWQPVNQAKTPGQLRRDSLTHLAHGADAICFFQWRQSLAGAEKFHSAMLPHAGENSSVFRSVARFGGELARLAEVAGSRTKQARIGILFDWDSWWASELDSHPTELLRYKAEAMAWYTAALANGLQADIVPARSVLAGPGLADYDLVIAPMLYVVPDELADALAGYARAGGHLVVGVFSGIADADDHIHPGGYPGAFRDLLGVRAEEFGGLLAGQTVALSGDLPVGSTGSLLTHDVSVAADVDVLARFDDGPFPGVPAITGRTAGAGRASFVATVPDRAALVALVGRFATDAGIHSPLPEEVHGTVQLALRQSDTREYLFYINHSALAVTVPLGAADGDLTAVDLGGSTLAADSLTLPATGVAVLSRARTET; translated from the coding sequence ATGAGCGCCGTGGTCTCGACAGGCTCGACCAGCGGGGTACGCTGGGTGCGCTGGCCCGCCGCGCACACCCTCGCCGACGGCACCGAGAGCCTGCCCGCGGACGCCGCCCGCATCGGCTACGGCGCCGACTACAACCCCGAGCAGTGGCCCGAAGAGGTCTGGGCCGACGACATGCGCCTCATGCGCGAGGCCGGCGTGAACATCGTCTCCGTCGGCATCTTCTCCTGGGCGCTGCTGCAGCCCACGCCCGACACCTGGGACTTCGGCTGGCTCGACCGCGCCATCGACCTGCTGCACGCCAACGGCATCGCTGTCGACCTGGCCACCGCCACCGCCAGCCCGCCGCCGTGGCTCACCGAGCTGCACCCCGAGGTGCTGCCGGTCAACCGCCTCGGCGAGACCATCTGGCCCGGCGGCCGCCAGCAGTGGCGCCCCACCTCGCCCGCCTTTCGCCGTTACGCGCTCGCGCTGGTCGAGAAGATGGCCGAGCGCTACGCCCAGCATCCCGCCCTGTCGATGTGGCACATCAGCAACGAGCTCGGCTGCCACAACGTCTACGACTACTCCGATGACGCCGCGCGCGCTTTCCGCACCTGGCTCGAGGCCCGCTACGGCACGCTCACCGAACTCAACCGGGCCTGGGGAACGGCGTTCTGGTCGCAGAACTACTCGTCGTGGAGCCAGATCCTGCCGCCGCGCCTGGCCGCCACCCATCCCAACCCCACCCAGCAGCTCGACTTCGCCCGGTTCTCCAGCGACGCGCTCAAGGACTACCTCGTCGCCGAGCGCGAGATCCTGCGCCGGGCGACCCCGGAGGTGCCGATCACCACGAACTTCATGGTGATGGGCGAGACCCGCGGCATGGACTACGCCGACTGGGCCGCCGAGGTGGACCTGGTTTCCAACGACCACTACCTGCTCGTGGCCGACCCGGCCGCGTTCGAAGAACTGTCCTTCTCGGCCAACCTCACCGGTCAGATCGCCGGGCGGGCGCCGTGGTTCCTCATGGAGCACTCCACCAGCGCCGTCAACTGGCAGCCGGTGAACCAGGCCAAGACCCCCGGCCAGCTCCGCCGCGACAGCCTCACCCACCTGGCGCACGGCGCCGACGCGATCTGCTTCTTCCAGTGGCGCCAGTCGCTGGCCGGCGCCGAGAAGTTCCACTCCGCGATGCTGCCGCACGCCGGCGAAAACAGCTCGGTGTTCCGCAGCGTCGCCCGCTTCGGCGGCGAGCTCGCGCGGTTGGCCGAGGTGGCGGGCAGCCGCACGAAGCAGGCGCGCATCGGCATCCTCTTCGACTGGGACTCCTGGTGGGCGTCCGAGCTCGACTCGCACCCCACCGAGCTGCTCCGCTACAAGGCCGAGGCCATGGCCTGGTACACCGCCGCGCTGGCCAACGGCCTGCAGGCGGACATCGTGCCGGCCCGCTCGGTGCTCGCCGGGCCCGGCCTGGCCGACTACGACCTGGTCATCGCCCCCATGCTCTACGTGGTGCCCGACGAGCTGGCGGATGCCCTCGCCGGCTACGCCCGCGCCGGCGGCCACCTCGTGGTCGGCGTGTTCTCCGGCATCGCCGACGCTGACGACCACATCCACCCCGGCGGCTACCCGGGCGCGTTCCGCGACCTGCTCGGCGTGCGCGCCGAGGAATTCGGTGGGCTGCTCGCCGGCCAGACCGTGGCCCTGTCCGGCGACCTGCCGGTCGGCTCCACCGGATCGCTGCTCACCCACGACGTGTCGGTTGCCGCGGATGTCGACGTGCTCGCCCGCTTCGACGACGGCCCGTTCCCCGGCGTGCCCGCCATCACCGGGCGCACCGCCGGCGCCGGCCGCGCGAGCTTCGTCGCCACGGTGCCCGACCGCGCCGCCCTGGTGGCACTCGTCGGCCGGTTCGCCACGGATGCCGGCATCCACTCCCCGCTGCCGGAAGAGGTGCACGGCACCGTGCAGCTCGCCCTGCGTCAGAGCGACACCCGGGAGTACCTCTTCTATATCAACCACTCGGCGCTGGCCGTGACCGTGCCGCTCGGCGCGGCCGACGGCGACCTCACCGCGGTGGACCTCGGCGGCAGCACCCTGGCCGCCGATTCCCTCACCCTCCCGGCCACCGGCGTTGCCGTGCTGAGCCGAGCCCGAACGGAGACCTGA
- a CDS encoding CinA family protein produces the protein MTSILQASMPSGVEQQQAQIAELARRIGQLASADRMTVVVAESLTAGRISQALGAAPDSSTWFGGGVIAYQPFTTYRLLGVQPGPVVSAECAEQMAKGVLESVGADASVAVTGVGGPGAEEGQPAGTVFISVGTRCGVRSFSYRFSGSPETVIALTTIRALTHLKNVLLD, from the coding sequence ATGACATCCATTCTGCAAGCAAGCATGCCCAGTGGTGTGGAGCAACAACAGGCCCAGATAGCCGAGTTGGCGCGCCGGATCGGGCAGTTGGCCTCGGCGGACCGCATGACCGTCGTCGTCGCGGAGTCCCTGACCGCCGGTCGGATCTCCCAGGCGCTCGGGGCGGCGCCGGACTCCTCGACGTGGTTCGGTGGTGGCGTCATCGCGTACCAGCCGTTCACCACGTACCGGCTGCTCGGCGTGCAGCCGGGACCGGTGGTGTCCGCGGAATGCGCGGAGCAAATGGCCAAGGGTGTGCTCGAAAGCGTCGGGGCGGATGCGAGCGTGGCGGTGACAGGTGTCGGCGGACCGGGAGCCGAAGAGGGGCAGCCGGCCGGCACTGTGTTCATCAGCGTCGGTACCCGCTGTGGGGTGCGTTCATTCTCGTACCGGTTCAGTGGCTCACCGGAGACCGTCATCGCTCTCACGACCATCCGGGCGCTGACCCACCTCAAGAACGTGCTCCTGGACTAG
- a CDS encoding ABC transporter substrate-binding protein: MKATHSTLRRTAVAVATGLALSLSLAACSAAGGGSAESGTADDIAAALKEKSTITVWAWAPAVEDIAKAFEKENPNVTVKVVNAGTGNDQYIKLQNAIKAGSGAPDIAQIEYYALPQFALSDALADLTDFGFDQYASEYTDSTWGSVNLGDGIYALPQDSGPMAMFYNKAVFDQYGIEVPTTWDEYIAAAEKLHAANPNAYITNDTGDAGFTTSMIWQAGGQPYTTKDSTDVTLNLQDEGSKKFADTWNQLLDNDLLAPTPSWSDEWYKGLGDGTIATLNIGAWMPGNLESGVPEASGDWRVAPLPTYTAGDTASAENGGGGDAILKQSKNKLVAAGFLQYMNEGEGTQISIDAGGFPSTVADLDSDEFLGYESEYFGGQKINEVLVQSAKDVVPGWSYLPFQVYSNSIFSDTVGQAYASKGDINEGLTAWQKATASYGNEQGFTVTEK; this comes from the coding sequence ATGAAAGCAACACACAGCACCCTGCGCCGCACCGCGGTCGCCGTGGCCACCGGCCTCGCCCTCAGCCTGTCCCTCGCCGCGTGCTCGGCGGCCGGCGGCGGCTCGGCCGAGTCCGGCACCGCCGACGACATCGCGGCAGCGCTCAAGGAGAAGTCGACAATCACCGTCTGGGCCTGGGCCCCTGCGGTTGAAGACATCGCCAAGGCGTTCGAGAAGGAAAACCCGAACGTGACCGTCAAGGTCGTCAACGCCGGAACCGGCAACGACCAGTACATCAAGCTGCAGAACGCGATCAAGGCAGGCTCCGGCGCTCCGGACATCGCCCAGATCGAGTACTACGCCCTCCCGCAGTTCGCGCTCTCCGACGCACTCGCCGACCTCACCGACTTCGGGTTCGACCAGTACGCCTCCGAGTACACCGACAGCACCTGGGGTTCCGTCAACCTCGGCGACGGCATCTACGCCCTCCCGCAGGACTCCGGCCCCATGGCCATGTTCTACAACAAGGCCGTCTTCGACCAGTACGGCATCGAGGTGCCGACCACGTGGGACGAGTACATCGCCGCCGCCGAGAAGCTGCACGCCGCCAACCCGAACGCCTACATCACCAACGACACCGGCGACGCGGGCTTCACCACGAGCATGATCTGGCAGGCCGGCGGCCAGCCGTACACCACCAAGGACTCGACCGACGTCACGCTGAACCTGCAGGACGAGGGCTCGAAGAAGTTCGCCGACACCTGGAACCAGCTGCTCGACAACGACCTCCTCGCCCCCACCCCGAGCTGGAGCGACGAATGGTACAAGGGCCTGGGCGACGGCACCATCGCCACCCTCAACATCGGCGCCTGGATGCCCGGCAACCTGGAGTCCGGTGTGCCGGAAGCCTCCGGTGACTGGCGTGTAGCGCCGCTGCCCACCTACACGGCCGGCGACACCGCCAGCGCCGAGAACGGTGGTGGTGGCGACGCCATCCTCAAGCAGAGCAAGAACAAGCTCGTCGCTGCCGGCTTCCTGCAGTACATGAACGAGGGCGAAGGCACCCAGATCTCCATCGACGCCGGCGGCTTCCCGTCCACCGTCGCCGACCTCGACTCCGACGAATTCCTCGGCTACGAGAGCGAGTACTTCGGCGGCCAGAAGATCAACGAGGTGCTCGTGCAGTCGGCCAAGGACGTCGTTCCCGGCTGGAGCTACCTGCCGTTCCAGGTCTACTCGAACAGCATCTTCTCCGACACCGTCGGCCAGGCGTACGCCAGCAAGGGCGACATCAACGAGGGCCTGACCGCGTGGCAGAAGGCCACCGCCAGCTACGGCAACGAGCAGGGCTTCACCGTCACCGAGAAGTAA
- a CDS encoding carbohydrate ABC transporter permease encodes MSRYTSEKKAGKSNQGLHTKKSILLTVIMGALLIYSLLPLFWLFVNSTKTQAELLNSFGLWFSGPNALWDNIVATVTYNDGVFVRWFGNTLLYVVVGAGGATFLAALGGYGLAKFNFPGKKAVFAVVLGAVAIPGTALAVPTFLMFSQMGLTNTPWAVILPSLISPFGLYLIWTYALDAVPTEVLEAARMDGAGEFRTFFTISLKLLAPGLVTVLLFTLVATWNNYFLPLIMLSEPTWYPLTVGLKQWSAQAQTVGGDVIYNLVITGSLLTIVPIIVAFLFLQRYWQSGLASGSVKA; translated from the coding sequence ATGTCGCGCTACACGAGCGAGAAGAAGGCCGGCAAGTCCAACCAGGGCCTGCACACGAAGAAGTCGATCCTGCTCACCGTGATCATGGGCGCGCTGCTCATCTACAGCCTGCTGCCGCTGTTCTGGCTGTTCGTGAACTCCACCAAGACCCAGGCCGAGCTGCTGAACTCGTTCGGCCTTTGGTTCTCCGGCCCGAATGCGCTGTGGGACAACATCGTCGCCACCGTCACCTACAACGACGGTGTCTTCGTGCGCTGGTTCGGCAACACGCTGCTCTACGTCGTCGTCGGCGCCGGCGGAGCCACCTTCCTCGCGGCGCTCGGCGGTTACGGCCTGGCCAAGTTCAACTTCCCGGGTAAGAAGGCCGTCTTCGCGGTCGTCCTCGGCGCCGTCGCCATCCCCGGCACGGCCCTCGCGGTGCCGACCTTCCTCATGTTCAGCCAGATGGGCCTCACGAACACCCCGTGGGCGGTCATCCTGCCGTCGCTGATCAGCCCGTTCGGTCTCTACCTGATCTGGACCTACGCGCTCGACGCCGTGCCCACCGAGGTTCTCGAGGCCGCCCGGATGGATGGCGCGGGCGAGTTTCGCACCTTCTTCACCATCTCGCTCAAGCTGTTGGCCCCCGGCCTCGTCACGGTGCTGCTCTTCACACTCGTGGCGACCTGGAACAACTACTTCCTGCCCCTGATCATGCTCAGCGAACCCACCTGGTACCCGCTCACCGTGGGGCTCAAGCAGTGGAGCGCGCAGGCCCAGACCGTGGGCGGCGACGTCATCTACAACCTCGTCATCACCGGCTCGCTGCTCACGATCGTGCCGATCATCGTGGCGTTCCTCTTCCTGCAGCGCTACTGGCAGTCCGGACTCGCGTCCGGCAGCGTCAAGGCGTAG
- a CDS encoding alpha-N-arabinofuranosidase has translation MLHARLSISRDDVVAPVSPRLFGSFVEHMGRAVYTGIYEPGHPTADADGFRQDVLDLVRELNPSLIRYPGGNFVSGFRWEDSVGPREERPTRLDVAWHSVETNEVGLHEFAGWAEKANVEVMQAVNLGTRGIADAAALLEYSNHSTGTALSDQRRANGQTEPFGIQVWCLGNEMDGPWQIGHKTAEEYGRLAAETARVMKWVDPTIELVVAGSSNAEMPTFGSWERTVLEHTIELVDHISLHAYYEEKPGDLGSFLASGVGLDRFIGDVAAVIDEVAVSQGVDRFIGISVDEWNVWYQTRFNEVDKAPLFSGEWNTHPRLIEDEYNVSDAVVVGSLLISLLRNSDRVSMANLAQLVNVIAPIRSEPNGPAWRQTTFFPFARTAAAARGEVLAATIHSDSYESAQYGTVDLVDAAVTATDDEIVLFLVNRSATDPLTLEVDLAGAPAGSVLSAESLFAPEGGDRFSTNAVDHQDTVHPVPLTEVTLSDDGELATVVLPALSWSIVRLTARSAA, from the coding sequence GTGTTGCACGCCCGGCTCAGCATCTCCCGCGACGACGTGGTCGCCCCCGTCTCGCCCCGGCTCTTCGGCTCGTTCGTCGAGCACATGGGCCGCGCCGTGTACACCGGGATCTACGAACCCGGACACCCCACCGCCGACGCGGACGGCTTCCGCCAAGACGTGCTCGACCTCGTGCGCGAGCTGAACCCCAGCCTGATCCGCTACCCGGGCGGCAACTTCGTCTCCGGCTTCCGCTGGGAAGACAGCGTCGGCCCGCGCGAGGAACGCCCCACCCGGCTCGACGTGGCCTGGCACTCCGTGGAGACCAACGAGGTCGGCCTGCACGAATTCGCCGGCTGGGCCGAGAAGGCCAACGTCGAGGTGATGCAGGCCGTCAACCTGGGCACGCGGGGCATCGCGGATGCCGCGGCCCTGCTCGAATACAGCAACCACTCGACCGGCACCGCGCTCAGCGACCAGCGCCGGGCCAACGGGCAGACCGAGCCGTTCGGCATCCAGGTCTGGTGCCTGGGCAACGAGATGGACGGCCCGTGGCAGATCGGCCACAAGACCGCCGAGGAGTACGGCCGGCTCGCCGCCGAGACCGCCCGCGTGATGAAGTGGGTCGACCCCACCATCGAGCTCGTCGTGGCCGGCAGCTCCAACGCCGAGATGCCCACCTTCGGCAGCTGGGAACGCACCGTACTCGAGCACACCATCGAGCTCGTCGACCACATCTCGCTGCACGCCTACTACGAGGAGAAGCCCGGCGACCTGGGCAGCTTCCTCGCCTCCGGCGTGGGACTGGACCGGTTCATCGGCGACGTCGCCGCGGTCATCGACGAGGTGGCCGTGAGCCAGGGCGTCGACAGGTTCATCGGCATCAGCGTCGACGAATGGAACGTCTGGTACCAGACCCGGTTCAACGAGGTCGACAAGGCGCCCCTGTTCAGCGGCGAGTGGAACACGCATCCGCGCCTGATCGAGGACGAGTACAACGTGAGCGACGCCGTGGTGGTGGGCTCGCTGCTTATCTCGCTGCTGCGCAACAGCGACCGCGTCTCGATGGCCAACCTCGCCCAGCTCGTGAACGTGATCGCGCCCATCCGCTCCGAGCCGAACGGTCCGGCCTGGCGGCAAACCACTTTCTTCCCCTTCGCCCGCACCGCCGCCGCCGCGCGCGGCGAGGTGCTGGCCGCCACGATCCACTCCGACAGCTACGAGAGCGCCCAGTACGGCACCGTCGATTTGGTGGATGCCGCGGTGACCGCCACCGACGACGAGATCGTGTTGTTCCTGGTCAACCGGTCCGCCACCGACCCGCTCACCCTCGAGGTGGACCTGGCCGGCGCGCCCGCCGGCTCGGTGCTCTCAGCCGAGAGCCTGTTCGCGCCCGAGGGCGGTGACCGGTTCAGCACCAACGCCGTGGACCACCAGGACACGGTGCATCCGGTGCCCCTGACGGAGGTGACGCTCTCGGACGACGGCGAGCTCGCCACGGTCGTGCTGCCGGCGTTGTCCTGGTCCATCGTGCGCCTGACCGCCCGGAGCGCAGCATGA